Proteins co-encoded in one Cupriavidus taiwanensis genomic window:
- a CDS encoding cold-shock protein → MQTGIVKWFNDAKGFGFIKPDAGGDDLFAHFSEIRADGFKSLQENQRVQFEVKNGPKGLQAANITPL, encoded by the coding sequence ATGCAAACCGGTATCGTCAAGTGGTTCAACGACGCCAAGGGCTTCGGCTTCATCAAGCCGGACGCAGGTGGTGACGACCTCTTCGCTCACTTCTCGGAAATCCGCGCCGACGGCTTCAAGTCGCTGCAGGAAAACCAGCGCGTGCAGTTCGAAGTCAAGAATGGCCCGAAGGGCCTGCAGGCCGCGAACATCACCCCGCTGTAA